The following coding sequences lie in one Silvanigrella aquatica genomic window:
- a CDS encoding 23S rRNA (pseudouridine(1915)-N(3))-methyltransferase RlmH translates to MRYVVLTPWKIPQQSLLFDYVQEFLDRISKYTPTTHIYPSSSLAQEDLAAFYTKEFKKLSVENPLCIAFDENGAAQNSFEFAKRLDQFEQKGEKMVIFCLGGAYGLPREIKALGRIHLISLSKMTFPHELALGILLEQIYRARCILSNHPYHHGDISALAQTFSKEIRQK, encoded by the coding sequence ATGCGCTATGTTGTTTTAACTCCTTGGAAAATCCCACAGCAGTCTCTGCTTTTTGATTATGTACAAGAATTTTTAGATCGCATCTCTAAGTACACGCCAACGACTCATATTTATCCTTCCTCTTCTTTAGCGCAGGAAGATTTGGCTGCTTTTTATACAAAAGAGTTCAAAAAATTATCTGTGGAAAATCCTCTTTGCATCGCATTTGATGAAAACGGAGCCGCTCAAAATAGCTTTGAGTTTGCAAAACGTCTCGATCAATTCGAACAAAAAGGTGAAAAAATGGTTATTTTTTGTTTAGGCGGAGCCTATGGTCTTCCGCGCGAAATAAAAGCTCTTGGGAGAATTCATCTTATTTCTCTTTCAAAAATGACTTTCCCTCATGAGCTCGCATTGGGTATATTGCTCGAACAAATTTATAGAGCGCGCTGTATTTTAAGCAATCATCCCTATCATCATGGAGATATCTCCGCCTTGGCTCAGACATTTTCCAAAGAAATTCGCCAAAAATAA